ACTCACTGAAGTATATTACCATATCCAGCTATGAATGTAAAGAAATTTTTTGTTTTCACACACGAACTAAATCCATTTCATGTAGAGTTTCTGCGATCTGTACTGAATTCCAAGCAGCTCCCTTTAATAAATTATCTGAAACTACCCATAAGTGATAACCATCCTCGATATCTAAGTCTTGACGAATACGTCCGACAAATGTTTCTTTCTTTCCTACACTATTAAGTGCTTGCGGGTAAACTTGTTGGCTAGGGTCGTCTTCTACTACAATTCCAGGAGCTTTTTCTAAGCTATCCCGTATTTGATCCACTGAAGTTTGTTCTATTGTTTCAATATAAATAGATTCGGAGTGGCTGGTGATTACAGGAACACGAACGCAGGTAGCGGAAACCTTTATCTGAGAATCTTCCATAATTTTTTTCGTCTCGTTCACCATTTTCCATTCTTCTTTAGTGTAATCTTCTTCGGCGAACTCATCGATTTGCGCTAATGCGTTAAAAGCTAACGGATAATGCTTTTTATCACTAGCTACAGGTAAAATTTCTGTCGTTAGATTTTCTGTTAGTTCACCATCTAATATTTCTCGGCTTTGTTGTTTTACTTCTTCAACTGCTCGAGCTCCAGCTCCGGAAACTGCTTGATAAGTCGAGGCGATGATTCGGTCAATACCAGCTAGTTCTTTAATCGGTTTAAGAGCTACCATCATTTGAATGGTCGAGCAGTTAGGATTAGCAATGATTCCTTGATGTTGTTTTAAAGCTTCTTTATTAACCTCAGGTACAACTAAAGGCGTGTCTTTATCCATACGAAATTTACTTGTATTGTCTATTACTACAACGCCACGGTTAACTGCTTCAGAAGCGAATTTTTGTGAAGTACTTCCTCCAGCACTAAAAAAGGCAATATCCACATCGTCAAACGAGTCTGCTGTAAGTTCTTCAACAAAAATACCCGCACCTTTAAATAAGAGTTTGCGTCCTGCAGATCGTTGGGAAGCAAGCAGTTTAACATTTTTTAGAGGTAAATTCGTTTGCTCTAACATTTCAATCAATTTTGTTCCGACAGCGCCTGTGGCTCCCACCACTGCTACATTATATCCATCGCTCATCTAAAACCGCTCCCTTTGCTCTTTTGTTATTTTTATCATTTTAACATATCAAAAATAAAATGTTACTAATTATCCTGGAAAAATTTCTGAAACAATACAAGTACAAATCCTGAAAATCCCCTATTTAAAGAAAAAATTTTCATTTAGAGTATTTTATTTGTTATAACCCCCTTACTTCGGCTATAATTATGGCAGAAGGATTTTGGGGAAGATCCTTCGCAATGTGTATTGGATTTTATATC
This region of Tetragenococcus osmophilus genomic DNA includes:
- a CDS encoding aspartate-semialdehyde dehydrogenase; its protein translation is MSDGYNVAVVGATGAVGTKLIEMLEQTNLPLKNVKLLASQRSAGRKLLFKGAGIFVEELTADSFDDVDIAFFSAGGSTSQKFASEAVNRGVVVIDNTSKFRMDKDTPLVVPEVNKEALKQHQGIIANPNCSTIQMMVALKPIKELAGIDRIIASTYQAVSGAGARAVEEVKQQSREILDGELTENLTTEILPVASDKKHYPLAFNALAQIDEFAEEDYTKEEWKMVNETKKIMEDSQIKVSATCVRVPVITSHSESIYIETIEQTSVDQIRDSLEKAPGIVVEDDPSQQVYPQALNSVGKKETFVGRIRQDLDIEDGYHLWVVSDNLLKGAAWNSVQIAETLHEMDLVRV